Proteins from a single region of Bogoriella caseilytica:
- a CDS encoding LuxR C-terminal-related transcriptional regulator — MTALVVACRRLDELPVWLRSSGRLRMEVLAVGALSLAELHDFCAARLGGPIDLSAAHQFGSAAGFVPGTLAWLLDEARRAGALALVGTSWRLVSPLEDVVRGRARAFLSGIDPATAGTLHRLALTEPSPPQAFAAGEQKVLDWLLETAMARRREDGRFAFRAPALAAALRALAPEELTAQTHRAALAAGRATPPAVCWALRHGEELPDHVVDAAVTGALEAHQWATVVELIEHALATVPEPCRAVSLHLRAVLAWRFLSDTEEAQAHLHAAAALTSGLAPADAEWASVQVAIARAELLHAQHSDPDAALDVLEEAAAGHLSPASRAELVAHRILNLTFAGRHAHATAVLDEVRDELQSMPRGLRLRLRIAESHHLVAAGRPLQALRGMARAGAFAKILRHDDPWADEELRSTYVACAWASDGPAAHPQLMRYLDQAADGEARPDSVIFHLIRATAAVHEGRIAEAHQIAEMAETAARDADATGMARALLALLAQTSALLGRRGASSEHFARAITVPVRSSAVVEGAVQAHLAAARLLTGNDSRATLLMETAREFTRQGHAGLAAEVLHSGVRFGRRRAAAALLKIGPGLDGTLHGLRTAHAQAVLDSDGLGLLEVASGFESAGLRLLALESWALAAHLEEAPDAVRRRAHLEVQREVSALDLSTHPLLRPLMASSLSGTLTRREQEIATLIASGLSNEDIALRLGLSRRTVEGHIGRLYRKNGLTRRAPARRR; from the coding sequence TTGACAGCGCTGGTCGTGGCTTGCCGGCGCCTGGACGAGCTTCCGGTCTGGCTGCGCTCCAGTGGACGTCTGCGGATGGAGGTCTTGGCGGTGGGTGCCCTGTCCCTGGCCGAGCTCCACGATTTCTGCGCCGCCCGCCTCGGCGGCCCGATCGACCTGTCCGCCGCGCATCAGTTCGGGAGCGCCGCTGGTTTCGTCCCAGGCACGCTCGCCTGGTTGCTCGACGAGGCACGGCGGGCCGGGGCACTGGCGTTGGTCGGTACCTCCTGGCGGCTCGTGTCCCCGCTCGAGGATGTCGTCAGAGGCCGGGCGCGCGCCTTCCTCTCCGGCATCGATCCAGCCACGGCAGGCACGCTCCACCGTCTCGCCCTGACGGAGCCCTCCCCACCCCAGGCCTTCGCAGCCGGGGAGCAGAAAGTACTGGACTGGTTGCTCGAGACCGCCATGGCCCGCCGACGGGAGGACGGCCGTTTCGCCTTCCGCGCCCCCGCCCTCGCGGCTGCTCTGCGTGCGCTGGCCCCGGAGGAGCTGACCGCCCAGACCCATCGCGCTGCACTTGCCGCAGGTCGGGCAACGCCACCGGCCGTCTGCTGGGCGCTGCGTCACGGTGAGGAGCTTCCCGATCATGTGGTGGACGCCGCCGTGACGGGTGCGCTCGAGGCCCACCAGTGGGCCACGGTCGTCGAGCTCATCGAGCATGCGCTCGCCACTGTCCCCGAGCCGTGCCGCGCGGTCAGCCTTCATCTCCGTGCGGTTCTCGCCTGGCGCTTCCTTTCCGATACTGAGGAGGCGCAGGCCCACCTCCACGCGGCGGCAGCGCTGACCTCCGGGCTCGCGCCCGCTGATGCGGAGTGGGCGTCCGTGCAAGTGGCCATCGCCCGCGCGGAGCTGCTGCATGCTCAACACAGCGATCCCGACGCCGCGCTGGATGTCCTCGAGGAGGCCGCGGCCGGACACCTGAGCCCAGCGTCGCGTGCCGAACTGGTGGCGCACCGGATCTTGAACCTGACCTTCGCAGGGCGGCACGCGCACGCCACGGCAGTCCTGGACGAGGTCCGAGACGAGCTGCAGTCCATGCCGCGAGGGCTTCGCCTCCGTCTGCGGATCGCCGAATCCCATCACCTCGTCGCGGCCGGCCGCCCATTGCAGGCTCTCAGGGGCATGGCGCGCGCCGGCGCGTTCGCGAAGATCTTGAGACACGACGACCCCTGGGCCGACGAAGAGTTGCGCAGTACCTACGTGGCGTGCGCGTGGGCCAGTGATGGCCCCGCCGCGCATCCGCAGCTCATGCGCTACCTCGACCAAGCTGCGGACGGCGAGGCGCGCCCGGACAGCGTGATCTTCCATCTCATCCGAGCTACAGCCGCTGTGCACGAGGGGAGGATCGCGGAAGCGCACCAAATTGCGGAGATGGCAGAAACGGCAGCCCGCGACGCTGACGCCACGGGCATGGCGCGAGCGCTTCTCGCTCTCCTAGCACAGACCTCCGCGCTGCTCGGGCGCCGTGGGGCGAGTAGCGAGCATTTCGCCCGCGCCATCACCGTGCCGGTGCGTTCCAGCGCTGTCGTCGAGGGTGCCGTCCAGGCTCACCTGGCGGCGGCGCGTCTGCTGACCGGAAACGACTCTCGCGCCACCCTCCTGATGGAGACTGCACGCGAGTTCACCCGCCAGGGGCACGCGGGCCTCGCGGCCGAGGTGCTCCACTCAGGCGTCCGCTTTGGCCGGCGCCGCGCGGCAGCGGCGTTGCTGAAGATCGGTCCGGGCTTGGACGGCACCCTGCACGGACTGCGCACCGCGCACGCGCAGGCGGTACTGGACAGCGACGGCCTCGGCCTCCTCGAGGTTGCCAGCGGTTTTGAGTCGGCAGGCCTGCGACTGCTCGCCCTGGAGAGCTGGGCCCTGGCGGCGCACCTCGAGGAGGCGCCCGACGCCGTTCGCCGTCGCGCTCACCTCGAGGTGCAGCGTGAGGTCAGCGCGCTGGACCTGAGCACTCATCCGTTGCTCAGACCGCTCATGGCGTCCTCGCTGTCCGGGACACTGACCAGGCGGGAACAGGAGATCGCCACCCTCATCGCCTCGGGCTTGTCCAACGAGGACATCGCCTTGCGCCTCGGGCTCTCCCGGCGCACGGTAGAGGGCCACATCGGCCGGCTCTACCGCAAGAACGGACTCACCCGCCGCGCCCCGGCGCGTCGCCGCTGA
- a CDS encoding GNAT family N-acetyltransferase, which produces MSIPEVTLRTYTTEDEPSWLRCRALAFLGTQYYDDVRPSRQDLVEPAIALVAVRAGEVLGILDVEIEGELATIDTVAVHPDHHGRGIATALLARALGHLEAHQVTAIDAWTREDVASNRWYATQGFTAEQHYLHVHKEHDDDSAGFTSPAGLSAPVRAFAHANLDQEAELRRRYRRVYVCRRYVRRLA; this is translated from the coding sequence ATGAGCATCCCCGAGGTCACGCTGCGCACCTACACCACCGAGGATGAGCCGAGCTGGCTGCGGTGCCGGGCGCTGGCCTTCCTCGGCACCCAGTACTACGACGACGTCCGCCCGAGCCGGCAGGACCTGGTTGAGCCGGCCATCGCGCTGGTGGCGGTGCGCGCCGGTGAGGTGCTCGGGATTCTCGACGTCGAGATCGAGGGCGAGTTGGCCACGATCGACACGGTCGCGGTCCATCCCGACCATCACGGCCGTGGCATCGCCACCGCACTGCTTGCCCGCGCCCTCGGTCACCTCGAGGCGCACCAGGTCACCGCCATCGATGCCTGGACCCGCGAGGACGTCGCGAGCAACCGGTGGTACGCGACGCAGGGGTTCACGGCGGAGCAGCACTATCTGCACGTGCACAAGGAGCACGACGACGATTCCGCGGGCTTCACCTCACCGGCGGGCCTCAGCGCTCCCGTGCGGGCCTTCGCCCACGCCAACCTGGATCAGGAAGCCGAGCTCCGGCGTCGCTACCGGAGGGTCTACGTCTGCCGGAGGTACGTGCGCCGGCTCGCCTGA